The Arachis ipaensis cultivar K30076 chromosome B05, Araip1.1, whole genome shotgun sequence nucleotide sequence TGTATTGATTTACAAGTTTCTTAAAGAAAAAGTATTAAGTCCTTGAAGAATTGCAATGTTAGACATATATAATTCATCTTTTTGTCAGGAATCTATAAATTCATCATTGCAATTCCTCAagaactttttttttcttatgagaTCTATAAGtcttataaaaaattttcaaggatgcatttgttatttttttttcttagggGCTTATAAGTCATAAGATCATTTTAGAATCCTTGGGGCACTTGCTTATTTTGTTAATCTAAATAATACCTCTATACATACATGCATCCCTAGAGTATATAGTTGGCAGTACTTGATCAcataattctttttcttcttccattttattaaattaattatgtcAAGAATCCCGCTggagtatttgtacaatgtgtacaatgagttATTTATTTGGCCTAATATGGgttaaaaaatgaacatccagaataaaatactactaatttttcaaacacaatacacccatactatccagaataaccattcgggtaccagggataataaacatctgatatcctacTAAATCGAAGATTTCTATAtctccattatacacattgtatagatactccattggctccctatacttcctcTTGTGTCAACGCTGCATTATTGACATGAAAAATTAAATGGTGATCAAGTTGTTGaatcataattaattataaaaatatttgatcATATAGTGTTTAAAATATGCCAAAGAGAAGTCTCCTCTATTCCAAAGCATACGTTAGTCAGAGGCGGTTAATGCTGGGAATAGGATATATATCAAATCTTGGTCAAAATAATTtacttattattatatattataattatttagaGTTGAATGTGAAGTACTTTATTATATGTTTAGTTCTGCTTCCTTATTAACTACTCGTACATATAACTGTACAATGTCATTATTTGAATATAAAGTGTGTTTTACTGAGACATGTTTAATAGGATTGAGCTATGCTGCATGGCGCATGCTGTTGTGATGTAGAAAAAATGTACGAAAGACAAAGTTACCCAATGGTTATAACTATCCACGATGTGTCACTTATGATAATCAGAAGCAATAGTAATAATTTTCCATCCCATTGATTGTTTTTGGAGATAAGGATCAATTGGTTTTATGATTTTCACTTGATAATAATTTTGGATGCTTTAATTTGAACATACTTAGGTTGGTTCTTGAGTTTTATAATTGTTAATTAAGTTGATTTTCCTATCATCAATTTAGTTAACTACTTATTTGTTTAGTTAACAAAACGGAAAtgcaaaagaaacaaaaaaacacTATTAAAACGTATCTTATTTAGCatttacaataattaataaactattttttattaatatttttttgttactaaATATTTTCATTAACAAAGTCACTATGAGAGTTTAATAGCTCTCATAACACTAAAGGTGTTAAATTCAATTTGATACTTAATTTTATCGCTTATTGTTTAACGAACCGAAATTTATAGATAGGAAGAGACAAAAGCAAGTCTCACTTAGTGTAATTTCAGCTAAATAGACCAAATTGAGCTTTTATCTCAttgtttttggtaaaaaaattgtaattttcaaattgaataaaaatcaaataataagtaTATGTCAAGACAGTACAATAGTTTAAtgttcataaatatttttttttaataaaaattcataTGCAGCTGATCCAAAATACAATATCTGTTTATATATGTCTTGTTAATGATACTTTAGAATTCCAAAATACAATTGATTCACATTGATTTTGCCATACCTATAATGAAATGGATTTTCCAGTGCACAAGATAACTGGAATTTAGAACAGAACCATGGAAGCAAATCCAAGAAACACAGATGCCAAAATGAATCCCCTACCAGTGTCAACACCATGTTGTGAGTTTGAATGTTGATTACTAGGCTTACCAAGGAAATATAACTGTTGGATCTGCACTGCATTGTCTTAACATTTGGAAGCACCCATGTTTTAGAGCTGTCCATTACCATGATCCCGAAACTAGAGCCTTCATAAAGTGCTGCCCCAAACTCGTCTCCGATCGTCCCGTTGTTAGAAAGGTCCATGAACACAATCTTGATGTTGCCATCTTTGAATGTTGTCTCTGTGAAGTTCAGAATCCTTATAGCATCTCACCATCGCTGGAATGAATCTTTGAACACATTGGCAATTTTGGGTTGTACATTGTACCTTCAAATTAAATTCGCAAATACTTGTTAGCTGTTTACTGTTTGTTCgataaataaaattttactatttatataattattttgataaaataattataaataatataaaatttaaattgaattgagaataattatgaataataaattttacatttaCTTTCAAACANNNNNNNNNNNNNNNNNNNNNNNNNNNNNNNNNNNNNNNNNNNNNNNNNNNNNNNNNNNNNNNNNNNNNNNNNNNNNNNNNNNNNNNNNNNNNNNNNNNNNNNNNNNNNNNNNNNNNNNNNNNNNNNNNGTAGACAATAGAAATTATAAACAATGTAAATAATGAATTATATCTTAAGTTCACTAAATatgaataaatataattaattcaaaatttaaattttaaaattaacaacttttttttaattttttatttacattgtTCACTGttcaaaaaaaagtttttttctcTATACCTTCTCTTATAAATGATAAGAGTAACTCCAATAGTTatccaaataatatttatttacctTGGGTCGAACCCATACGTGAGGATCTTGGTGCTGTTAGCGAACAACAGAGTCCCTTGAGGCCATGAGAAGTTCACAGGGAGGTCATAAGTAACGTTCATACCCGGCAAACCGCAGCGCGGCAGCAATATCTGCTGATACGTATCATTGTCTATGTCTCCGGTAGTGTCCAAATTGAAGAACCGTTGGTAATCCTTAATAGTTGAtaccatgttttcatccatgagaTCAGTGAAGTTTCCAGAAGAACTATTGTTTTGGATGTAGCCATAGGTGTAGAGATACTCTTTCACCAAATGGAGGCCTTCGATTTTCTGTGGAGAGTAAGGAACACTGCTTTGATGTTAGGTTGTGATGAAGCTACTTGAAGGTCCTTTAAACCCTTATTAAGTGCTGAAACCTGAGGAGTTGGTGGAATTGGAACCGCCGCTTTAACTGTTAGTAATGGAGGAAGGAAAACCAGAAGGATAAGGAGAAAGATGACATTCTGTTAATTTCTGTAAGGAACAAAATAATGATATGTGGCTAATTAATACTATTCGATGGGTGCGTGGTAGGCTGCATGATGCGATGATGTGAATGGAAGAAATCCACATGCAAGACACCCAATATACATATAGGAAAAGTATAACCACTACCATGTTAACTTCTTAATCCTATTAGTAAGGATATCTTTCTCATGTCCGCCCACCAAACAACTATTGATTAGGtagaaaatatttaaataattaattttcacGTTTTATGTGTAAGTTAAAGTCTGTTCAATGCTTTActttaataaaaagaaaaagacggAGTACAATAAACATGACTAGttaatcaaataaaataacaattcAATTTATGAAACACAAGATATGTCTTTAACATGACTTATAGCAATAAAAAAAACATATCATCAGTTGGATGGTAATTCGTAGAAATCCACTtcgaaataacaaaaaatatgaaaaaactcTTCGGTAAAGAAGAGGGTTTtaaaaaggaaatttaaaaaacttttttttaattaaaaaatagaaatagtGAAATGNNNNNNNNNNNNNNNNNNNNNNNNNNNNNNNNNNNNNNNNNNNNNNNNNNNNNNNNNNNNNNNNNNNNNNNNNNNNNNNNNNNNNNNNNNNNNNNNNNNNNNNNNNNNNNNNNNNNNNNNNNNNNNNNNNNNNNNNNNNNNNNNNNNNNNNNNNNNNNNNNNNNNNNNNNNNNNNNNNNNNNNNNNNNNNNNNNNNNNNNNNNNNNNNNNNNNNNNNNNNNNNNNNNNNNNNNNNNNNNNNNNNNNNNNNNNNNNNNNNNNNNNNNNNNNNNNNNNNNNNNNNNNNNNNNNNNNNNNNNNNNNNNNNNNNNNNNNNNNNNNNNNNNNNNNNNNNNNNNNNNNNNNNNNNNNNNNNNNNNNNNNNNNNNNNNNNNNNNNNNNNNNNNNNNNNNNNNNNNNNNNNNNNNNNNNNNNNNNNNNNNNNNNNNNNNNNNNNNNNNNNNNNNNNNNNNNNNNNNNNNNNNNNNNNNNNNNNNNNNNNNNNNNNNNNNNNNNNNNNNNNNNNNNNNNNNNNNNNNNNNNNNNNNNNNNNNNNNNNNNNNNNNNNNNNNNNNNNNNNNNNNNNNNNNNNNNNNNNNNNNNNNNNNNNNNNNNNNNNNNNNNNNNNNNNNNNNNNNATTGAATGATTTGGGGCACTTTACTATATAGATTGAAGTTATATTGAGAGAAAATATAAAttctttttatagttattttttattattttattaatattcaaAATGTGGatcttaatttttttcaatttttctttcatcCCATAAAAATAAAGATCTATAAATTTACATCTTTATGACCTCTTTCCcaattcttgtttatttgttttatccAGCAACTCGAGCCCCAGTagccaccagctgaaggtggagcctcttAGATCTTTGTCTCTCGGATTATGTGCATGCATAGAGGACCGTGtaacatttaagtgtgggggaggatccgcAATCTTGGGGAGTAAATTTCTCTTTCTAAACACTTTGcactattttttagtttttaataattatattttttgtgaatatttgtttaGTATTTTATTACATTGCACTTTGCTTAGTTTGCTTGTATATAGTTTAGTTGCTTATAGTTCTATAGTAGTAAATATTTGCATTGTAGTAAATATTTGCATTTGTATGTTGCCTAATATAGAAAATAAGTTTGgtgaaaacaacaaagaattttcaaaaaatctctTTTAGGACGctttattgatttgatttgaaaaaTTGTTTTTCAACTTGTTTGAagtatttttatggaacatagaaaagaggtAGAACAAAacaccaagtgagatttgagttTTAACtgtgtggttgcacattttcaaccacaaattttgttTTTGTGTGCTATACtcctttatgattgtgatcttagatttgtttgagtctttatgtcctatatttggtattttgaatgcatttagtatgattgtgGCCATTTTCGAAATTAAACTCACTAaaccatatggccaacccttacatctatCTTTGTAACCCCGcttttgagcctttttatccccttTTTGTTCTAATATTAAGCACATTATTTGTCCTAAGCGAAAAATCATTAATGTCCATGAATTGTATTTTTGATTAGCTTGGATTGAGTAGTATGTGTTATTCAAATGTGGGGGAAGATTTGTGGGAAAAACATTGGTAATAAGTATTTTGAGTATTCAttgagaaaatttgaaaaaaaaaatggataaacactcatgcattcagTACTTAAAACATGTGCATTTCTTTTTAgtgataaaagaaaagaaaaattttggtgtatatatcttttgaaaaaaaaaagaaaaaaaaagagagagaaaagaaaagaaaagaaaagaaaaggaatgaatgataataataataatgtaaataaagaatgcatatgtgtgtgaattagaaagaagatgcatgagtgaatgtgagaaaagaAATGAATGGGAAGTTAGGTTATTTTTCTTTGATATAAATAGGTTAATACAGGATTAGgagggatacttgagctaatcaaaaatctaatttactaagtccacttaaccatattaatcctatcCTTactctagccccattacaatcctccaaagacctcatgatatttgcatttatgcatcaaatatttgttgattgttagatgactagcaaatcttagaaaacatgattaaaggagaattgagtgattaagccctaaatactgagcgattagagtgtatactcAACCAGTGAGGGGTTCAATTACTTAATTCTATGATTCCATCTATTGTCCTGTGTTTCCTTGCaagttattgaaattaatttttgaaaatttcaaatcaaatctttggacatcGATCATATTGCATTGATCCCTTGCCAAATTTTTCCTAATGATCTACTTTGGATTGATTGGAGTTctattgtttgtttttgccaaattTCAATAGGGAACCATAGTATAGATATAAGTAGTTAACATTtagcatagttgcatgcatgtaggtagttgcattgaataagttgcttGCCTTTTTAGCCTtttcctttgattgtgattagcatgaggacatgctattgtttaagtgtgggggaattgatgaatccatatttgatgataaattttggattgaattgagtggatttcatcatataaacccacatttattcatataaatagcatgcttttgtgttttctctctaaattatgtctaattgtgaaaacatgctattttgtggttaatttgatcaattttattccactttcattctaTACGATGCCTTGAtgcttttgatgagtgatttcaggtgtaataggtatGAATGACTTGATAAGGGTAGAAGAGaagcatgcaattgggagaaaacatgaagaaaacaaaggagaagcacacagtcaagtgtgcgtgcgcacaaccttctgtgcgtacgcacaagaggaaatcagcatgtgtgtgtaacaccctaattagcctaagctttacctcgcgtcgtaaaggaaaagttaatcagagattacgacaatcCTAAGCTCAcacgtataatatatagaaagaattattataatctagaagcccgataaaggatatagctcaaaaacaggattttaaAAGCGCGAACGTACTagcgaagctactaacttaaagcacaagatatgGACAAGATATAGCAATGATATtagtataatatcataggaatctagccacggctcgcggagtttaagctggcTAGCCATATACAAACCATACAtgaaaccagacagtaaaaatagcttatacaagttttgttctctcaatacaagcctctaggcaaaacaaaatacaaaagtgagagatgtatagtaaaataaatcaaaaagactcaaaaggtatccggatcctccgcttctgtcaccatccaagcaactcatcgaggtgggttgcgacctgcatctgaaaaacacaacagaaatatggtatgagaaccagaggttctcagtatggtaacagtgcccagtgatgtaggaaataagaccccgggacaccaaagacaatcctagacttcatatccatcacaagattcatcttaggcatactaaaacaatgaagcataattatataaatcttaacataaataaacagggtactctatcttagggaatttctattctaaccaaacactgctgtcccacagccttcaccaacctatcctccatgcaatCCCATTGCCATccccttccgaacctcctcaatcccagtagaaaacacaattaattacaatgcaagtaaaacacaagtagaagcatataaggcaagtaattcaagtaagcaaataggcatgtttttcaattaggcatacaattacaagtcggcaaaacaaacaaatagatagaaaatgcacatgatgaatggctgttctattggctgtgatatcatattgtcggttcaactgccaacccgacacatctccatggagatgtcgccatTTAGAATCATTATTGGGAACCCCAGAGATATAGCGCTCGGATCACTGTCATgggttttgtgcctgcacactctgatgatccgaagggatgcgagcgtgatactcttgcctcagacaacacatctcaatgcaagcgggacgaaccaccgcccttacgccgctgccgctacctcgacaggcgagaTCCAAGCGCCGTCCCTGCCGGGTGCATAGTATCTCATAATCTCAGTACAAATCAGTACTTCAGTGGTTtcttcagaaaacattttcagtatacatggatccatcatctcatttAGAGTaatcgactcatctcaaccactgtaaaTTAACATTTAAGTTCTGAACTCAATAGTTCCTCAtttctcatctcatatatcaatcatcaTTCACATACCATCAAACCATCCTCAATACACCCGAGACCTAATCCTctgttttctaatttttcataaaaatcatTGACTAAAACCCTTAGATTATTTCCCAGGTTCTCATACCCAAAATtaagcccaaaagtcttaaaatggtgttatagaagcttacaatcttgttgggaaggtgaaatagttgaaaacaaagttaaattgaaaaaacagggcgtgtgcgtccgcacaggggtgtgcgtgcgcacgcccaggaagatttttaaaagtgtgcgtatgcacaggggtgtgtgtacacacaggtaccaaaattc carries:
- the LOC110271993 gene encoding uncharacterized protein LOC110271993; this encodes MDENMVSTIKDYQRFFNLDTTGDIDNDTYQQILLPRCGLPGMNVTYDLPVNFSWPQGTLLFANSTKILTYGFDPRILNFTETTFKDGNIKIVFMDLSNNGTIGDEFGAALYEGSSFGIMVMDSSKTWVLPNVKTMQCRSNSYISLVSLVINIQTHNMVLTLVGDSFWHLCFLDLLPWFCSKFQLSCALENPFHYRYGKINVNQLYFGILKYH